Proteins from one Patescibacteria group bacterium genomic window:
- the mltG gene encoding endolytic transglycosylase MltG — protein MRVNRFTIATIVGLILAVIVAWLYLGAFGAPQEAEGDIAYMQFTIAEDIGTGDVISRLSSDGFIKSPRAFRIALWWNGTASIKPGGYMIAKTIDAWVLADIFTKGPALVWVSLPEGYRKEQMANVLARELGWTDAQEIEWVTKHTALKPDEIEGVYFGDTYLIPKDDTPAQVADRLRARFNEKFAPLAKEAVKQNIRWPTLLKIASLVQREAGGKDDMPIIAGVLWNRLLAKKPMRLGIDATLQYARDSRDHYGAVPTGAQLTSYSLKGGWWEPVKIEDKKINSPYNTYLFDGLPPHPIANPSLDAINAVLFPAKTDCLFYLHSPDKQIHCAKTYEEHKKNIDTYLR, from the coding sequence ATGCGAGTAAACAGATTCACTATCGCCACTATAGTCGGTTTAATTCTCGCCGTTATCGTTGCGTGGTTGTATCTCGGCGCGTTTGGCGCACCACAAGAAGCCGAGGGCGATATCGCCTACATGCAATTTACGATCGCCGAAGATATCGGTACAGGCGATGTTATCAGCCGACTTTCATCCGACGGCTTTATCAAATCACCGCGCGCGTTTCGGATAGCGCTCTGGTGGAATGGTACTGCCAGCATCAAGCCCGGCGGCTATATGATCGCAAAGACGATTGATGCGTGGGTGCTGGCCGATATTTTTACAAAAGGCCCCGCGCTCGTGTGGGTCTCGTTGCCTGAAGGATATCGCAAAGAACAGATGGCCAATGTGCTCGCGCGCGAGCTCGGCTGGACGGACGCACAAGAAATAGAATGGGTGACAAAGCATACGGCATTAAAGCCAGATGAGATTGAGGGAGTGTATTTCGGTGATACCTATCTGATACCAAAAGACGATACGCCGGCCCAAGTGGCTGATCGTCTTCGTGCGCGGTTCAATGAAAAGTTTGCCCCACTCGCCAAAGAGGCGGTCAAGCAAAATATTCGTTGGCCCACACTTTTAAAAATCGCATCACTCGTACAACGCGAAGCGGGCGGCAAAGACGATATGCCGATTATCGCAGGTGTCTTGTGGAATCGGCTTCTTGCCAAAAAACCCATGCGGCTCGGTATCGATGCTACATTGCAGTACGCGCGCGATTCGCGTGATCACTACGGCGCGGTGCCTACCGGCGCGCAGCTCACCTCCTATAGTCTCAAGGGCGGTTGGTGGGAACCGGTAAAAATCGAAGATAAAAAAATAAATTCGCCGTACAATACATATTTGTTTGATGGGTTGCCACCACATCCAATCGCAAATCCAAGTCTTGATGCGATCAACGCAGTATTATTTCCCGCAAAGACCGATTGTCTTTTTTATCTCCATTCACCTGACAAGCAGATTCATTGCGCGAAAACCTACGAAGAGCACAAGAAGAATATTGATACCTATTTACGATGA
- a CDS encoding fused MFS/spermidine synthase, with product MKHLSSHAVPYYVATFVAGFSLMVIEITSSRIVAPIIGSSIFTWTSVIGITLLGLSIGSFLGGWLADRSIKNYGQKIIAFSFLSAAFFVYTILPLSKYVPGLLRQSFSLMELSVAVSATLFLMPAVAIGTLAPIIFKSYVDSVHDIGKKYGLLSGLWSLGSIVGVFATGFYFIPTIGSAATVRLVVFILVAVFYFFYLQNFRHQPRIVGRDILLMLVVAACLAALIISSQAQSEPESNKIIFHKETAYYDMRVVDYKLFPVYGDNRILFLDIDTHSVQTARPSQRFYTDAAPAFAAFSDSVKDIYVIGAGAYTLPINLRKQYPDANITVGEIDPEVAKVGREYFNVSSHAIETEIGDARVRFARTKSAPTETFDLIYGDAYNSFISVPWYLLTQEFNKNIKRYLSPNGVYAVNFAGTLEGPNAVMFESIYATMRSAFPNTYILAFGHDYAKTQNITVLGVKSEVALSHGALVQKFNALDKNRFLSSTLVDTSTISIPARRLLTDDFAPIEYMMAGLMREYFPTYIELYKKVVS from the coding sequence ATGAAGCATCTGTCGTCTCATGCCGTGCCATACTATGTCGCTACTTTTGTAGCAGGATTTTCGTTGATGGTTATAGAGATCACCTCATCAAGGATAGTCGCCCCCATCATTGGCTCATCTATCTTTACGTGGACATCGGTTATCGGGATAACGCTCTTGGGTTTGTCGATAGGAAGTTTTTTGGGAGGGTGGCTCGCGGATCGCTCTATTAAAAACTATGGACAAAAGATTATAGCTTTTTCATTTTTGAGCGCGGCGTTTTTTGTGTATACGATACTTCCGCTATCAAAATATGTCCCCGGTCTTCTTCGTCAATCATTCTCGCTGATGGAGTTATCAGTTGCGGTGAGCGCGACTCTTTTCTTGATGCCGGCCGTAGCCATTGGCACGCTCGCTCCCATCATCTTTAAATCATATGTTGATAGTGTGCATGATATCGGAAAGAAATACGGGCTACTCTCAGGCCTATGGTCGCTCGGCAGTATTGTGGGCGTGTTCGCCACAGGTTTTTATTTTATCCCTACTATCGGTAGTGCCGCTACCGTGCGTCTTGTAGTTTTTATATTGGTAGCCGTTTTTTATTTTTTCTATCTACAGAACTTTAGGCATCAGCCTCGAATAGTCGGCCGCGACATCCTACTCATGCTGGTGGTAGCCGCCTGTCTTGCGGCGCTGATCATCAGCTCGCAGGCGCAATCCGAGCCAGAATCAAACAAAATTATTTTTCATAAAGAGACTGCGTATTATGATATGCGCGTCGTTGATTATAAACTCTTTCCTGTATACGGGGACAACAGAATCCTTTTTTTGGATATCGATACGCATAGTGTACAGACCGCACGACCGTCGCAGAGATTTTATACTGACGCAGCACCCGCCTTCGCTGCTTTTTCCGATTCAGTAAAAGATATATACGTTATCGGAGCGGGCGCTTATACATTGCCTATTAATTTGAGAAAACAGTATCCTGATGCAAATATCACGGTAGGCGAGATTGATCCTGAAGTTGCCAAGGTTGGTAGAGAATATTTCAATGTGAGCTCTCACGCTATAGAGACCGAGATCGGTGATGCCCGCGTGAGATTTGCGCGTACCAAGAGTGCGCCCACAGAAACATTCGATCTTATTTACGGCGATGCGTACAATTCTTTTATTTCTGTGCCGTGGTATTTGTTGACGCAGGAGTTCAATAAAAATATAAAAAGATATCTGTCACCAAATGGCGTCTATGCTGTCAATTTTGCAGGAACGCTCGAAGGGCCGAACGCAGTCATGTTTGAGAGTATCTACGCCACTATGCGGAGTGCTTTTCCTAATACATATATTCTTGCTTTCGGGCATGATTACGCAAAAACTCAAAATATCACCGTTCTCGGCGTTAAGAGTGAGGTCGCCCTTTCGCATGGCGCACTGGTGCAAAAGTTCAATGCACTCGACAAGAATCGATTTCTGTCTAGTACGTTGGTTGATACTTCTACTATCAGTATTCCCGCAAGGCGTTTATTGACCGATGATTTCGCTCCTATCGAGTATATGATGGCAGGTCTTATGCGTGAGTATTTTCCTACCTATATTGAGCTTTATAAAAAGGTGGTAAGTTAG
- the eno gene encoding phosphopyruvate hydratase, with the protein MNIKKITAREIMDSRGNPTVEADVILENGIMGRAAVPSGASTGTHEAVELRDGDRQRFGGKGVLHAVRNVHEVIAPKLIGSDARDQKALDKAMIDLDGTANKSKLGANAILAVSLAAARASALEAGVPFFEYVYGLSRVKRQYSLPVPLVNIINGGKHAANSTDIQEFMIVPQGAVTFPDAVRMATEIFHALGKAMKKHGYGTTVGDEGGYAPAVKGGNAEALSLIEEATAAAGYKFGVDVFCALDVASSELFENGKYILSADGKTLSSEEMVAWYKDLAARYPIISIEDGLAEDDWAGWVHMTRELGGALQLVGDDLLVTNKTFLERGIKEKAGNAILIKVNQIGTLTETIDAVDTAHENGWRAIISHRSGETEDVAIAHLAVGLGAGQIKTGSMSRTDRVAKYNELLRIAELLGDWAKYAGKK; encoded by the coding sequence ATGAACATCAAAAAAATTACCGCAAGAGAAATCATGGATTCACGAGGCAACCCGACCGTCGAGGCAGATGTTATATTGGAAAACGGCATCATGGGTCGTGCTGCGGTCCCATCGGGCGCATCGACTGGTACACATGAAGCAGTCGAGCTTCGCGACGGCGACAGGCAACGTTTCGGCGGCAAAGGCGTCTTACACGCTGTACGCAACGTACACGAAGTAATTGCACCCAAACTTATTGGATCTGACGCGCGTGACCAAAAGGCGCTTGATAAGGCGATGATCGATCTTGATGGCACGGCAAACAAAAGCAAGCTTGGCGCCAATGCTATCTTGGCGGTATCGCTCGCCGCTGCTCGCGCATCAGCGCTCGAGGCAGGTGTACCGTTTTTTGAATATGTGTACGGTCTTTCGCGTGTAAAACGCCAGTACAGTTTACCAGTACCTCTTGTCAATATTATCAATGGCGGCAAGCACGCAGCCAACTCGACTGATATCCAAGAGTTTATGATTGTGCCGCAAGGCGCGGTGACATTTCCTGACGCCGTGCGCATGGCGACGGAAATCTTTCATGCACTCGGCAAAGCCATGAAAAAACATGGATACGGTACTACGGTTGGCGATGAGGGTGGCTATGCGCCTGCAGTAAAGGGTGGCAATGCCGAGGCACTCTCACTTATCGAGGAGGCCACGGCTGCTGCGGGCTACAAATTCGGCGTTGATGTTTTTTGTGCGCTTGATGTCGCATCGAGCGAACTTTTTGAAAACGGCAAGTATATTCTTTCTGCTGACGGCAAAACATTGTCATCAGAAGAAATGGTCGCGTGGTATAAAGATCTTGCCGCGCGCTATCCTATCATCTCAATAGAGGATGGTCTGGCTGAAGATGACTGGGCGGGCTGGGTGCACATGACGCGCGAGCTCGGAGGTGCCTTGCAGCTGGTGGGTGACGATTTGCTCGTCACCAATAAAACGTTTCTTGAGCGCGGTATCAAAGAAAAGGCCGGTAACGCAATTCTTATCAAAGTAAATCAGATCGGTACGCTCACCGAGACGATTGATGCGGTTGATACCGCTCATGAAAATGGCTGGCGCGCTATTATCTCGCATCGTTCAGGTGAGACGGAAGATGTCGCTATCGCGCATCTGGCGGTAGGTCTCGGTGCTGGTCAGATTAAAACCGGATCAATGTCACGCACTGATCGTGTCGCTAAGTACAATGAACTCTTGCGCATTGCAGAGCTGTTGGGCGATTGGGCAAAGTACGCAGGGAAAAAATAA
- a CDS encoding 2,3-bisphosphoglycerate-dependent phosphoglycerate mutase encodes MAYLILVRHGKSEWNKLGLWTGWTDVDSAPEGVKEAESAGKALADIPVHRAHVSALKRARQTFNHIHQEIESNLDDHEVATSPALNERHYGVHTGKNKWQVRDEVGEEEFSKIRRGWDHPVPEGETLKDVHGRVSMYFEESIKPQLRDGHNVLIVAHGNSLRALIKHIEELSDEAIADVELGTAEAHCYAFDERGVCVAKEIRAANPNKV; translated from the coding sequence ATGGCATATCTTATTTTAGTTCGACATGGAAAATCCGAATGGAACAAGCTCGGCTTGTGGACTGGCTGGACCGATGTAGACTCGGCACCCGAAGGCGTCAAAGAAGCCGAGAGCGCAGGCAAGGCGCTCGCCGATATTCCCGTACACCGCGCGCACGTCTCAGCACTCAAACGAGCGCGCCAAACTTTTAATCATATCCACCAAGAGATTGAGTCAAATCTTGACGACCATGAGGTAGCGACGAGTCCCGCGCTCAACGAACGCCACTACGGTGTGCATACAGGAAAAAACAAATGGCAAGTGCGTGATGAGGTAGGTGAGGAAGAATTTTCTAAAATCAGACGCGGATGGGATCATCCGGTACCCGAGGGCGAGACACTCAAAGACGTCCACGGCCGTGTTTCAATGTATTTTGAAGAGTCCATCAAGCCTCAGTTGCGTGACGGCCACAACGTGCTCATTGTCGCACATGGCAACTCACTGCGCGCGCTCATCAAGCATATTGAGGAACTTTCTGACGAAGCAATCGCCGATGTTGAGCTTGGTACGGCAGAGGCACATTGTTATGCATTTGATGAAAGGGGTGTATGTGTCGCCAAAGAAATTCGCGCGGCAAATCCAAACAAAGTATAA
- a CDS encoding DUF4199 domain-containing protein translates to MIAIADDIRIELRFGLLAGGLVCLYMLAEFLLGFHTTRLDIGAYSGYGASIIPFIIYFFALRQWKLERGGGFFTMRQGVRSGLLMGMITAVILASFMLAYNTLINPSFLDKNIEVVRISLEQQGKPVGEIRDTLDHLRTTNSFPQQTVFILAGVTFEGVLISAILAYFLQKRPPVIDEV, encoded by the coding sequence ATGATCGCTATCGCTGATGATATTCGTATCGAGCTCAGGTTCGGCCTGTTGGCAGGCGGGCTCGTATGTCTGTATATGCTGGCCGAGTTTCTCTTGGGGTTTCATACGACGCGCTTGGATATCGGCGCATATTCGGGCTACGGCGCTTCGATTATTCCATTTATAATATATTTTTTTGCTTTGCGTCAGTGGAAGCTTGAGCGGGGCGGGGGATTTTTTACCATGCGCCAAGGTGTTCGTTCAGGCCTCTTGATGGGCATGATCACCGCTGTCATCTTGGCAAGCTTCATGCTCGCATACAATACACTTATCAACCCGTCTTTTTTAGATAAAAATATTGAAGTAGTACGCATAAGTCTTGAACAGCAAGGCAAGCCCGTAGGTGAGATTCGTGATACGCTCGATCATCTTCGTACTACCAATTCGTTTCCCCAGCAGACGGTATTTATCTTGGCTGGCGTGACTTTTGAAGGCGTGTTGATCTCAGCAATTCTCGCGTATTTCTTGCAAAAGCGTCCTCCGGTGATAGACGAGGTATAA
- the tyrS gene encoding tyrosine--tRNA ligase, giving the protein MEGDWFTRLEERSKQSLGKISADDFLALVRPKCREVVTREGLEELLNTKHKLRVKFGIDATGAEIHLGHAVPLMLLRLFARAGHEVHFVVGDFTGKIGDPSGRTDNRREITDKEIAANIKTYTKQVAPLLDLKKIKVHQNSKWLSRMRLAEFFELIGAISFGEVAQREDFRARLKAGSPVSLREANYASLMAIDSVELKADIEVGGIDQLLNFMQARSVMGARGMKPEIVLTTPLIEGTAGDGRKMSKSFGNYIALSASAEDQFGLVMSIPDEITESYFVSFGDIREDELDELRAFIKINPFEAKKQLAMLIVSLFYGEKSAKEMRANFERKFSRKEFNTLDAIDIRIKVLPAPLFDALMRALGDEYSRSQIRALISQRAIRRLTGGAEEILGNQADLVRAGDIIKVGKLHLFRFNE; this is encoded by the coding sequence ATGGAAGGTGATTGGTTCACTCGTCTCGAAGAGCGCTCAAAGCAGTCACTCGGCAAAATATCCGCCGATGATTTTTTGGCGCTCGTGCGTCCCAAATGTCGCGAGGTAGTCACGCGCGAAGGACTCGAAGAATTGTTGAACACAAAGCACAAACTCCGCGTAAAGTTTGGCATTGACGCTACGGGCGCGGAGATTCACTTGGGGCATGCGGTTCCACTTATGCTGTTGCGTCTTTTCGCGCGCGCGGGTCATGAGGTGCATTTTGTGGTCGGCGATTTTACGGGCAAGATAGGCGATCCATCAGGCCGTACCGACAATCGCCGCGAGATTACCGATAAAGAAATCGCCGCAAATATCAAAACCTACACCAAGCAAGTAGCGCCGCTTCTTGATTTAAAAAAAATCAAAGTACATCAAAACTCCAAATGGCTCTCGCGTATGCGGTTGGCGGAATTTTTTGAGCTAATCGGCGCGATCAGTTTTGGTGAAGTTGCCCAGCGCGAAGATTTTCGCGCGCGACTTAAGGCCGGCTCACCCGTCAGCTTGCGTGAGGCAAACTACGCCTCTCTTATGGCTATCGATTCAGTGGAGCTCAAAGCTGATATCGAAGTGGGTGGCATCGATCAGCTCTTGAACTTTATGCAGGCGCGGTCAGTGATGGGGGCGCGTGGGATGAAGCCGGAAATCGTGCTTACTACGCCACTCATCGAAGGCACGGCTGGTGATGGCCGAAAGATGTCAAAAAGTTTTGGTAACTATATCGCCCTCTCGGCGTCCGCGGAAGATCAGTTTGGTCTTGTCATGAGCATTCCCGATGAGATTACAGAGAGTTATTTTGTAAGCTTCGGTGATATCCGAGAAGACGAACTTGATGAACTGCGCGCGTTTATCAAGATAAATCCGTTTGAGGCGAAAAAACAGCTCGCCATGCTTATCGTGTCTCTTTTTTACGGTGAGAAATCGGCGAAAGAGATGCGTGCAAATTTTGAACGCAAGTTTTCTCGCAAAGAATTCAATACATTAGACGCTATCGATATACGCATAAAGGTATTACCCGCGCCGCTCTTCGACGCGCTCATGCGTGCGCTCGGTGACGAATATTCACGCTCGCAGATTCGTGCACTTATCTCCCAGCGCGCTATACGGCGACTTACCGGGGGCGCCGAAGAGATACTTGGCAATCAAGCTGATTTGGTGCGCGCGGGCGATATCATTAAAGTTGGCAAGCTTCATCTCTTTCGTTTTAACGAGTAG